One window of Arthrobacter oryzae genomic DNA carries:
- a CDS encoding VIT1/CCC1 transporter family protein, producing MDTAGTATQHENEPHHNDIAHRLNWLRAGVLGANDGIVSVAAIVVGVAGVTTESGPILIAGAAGVVGGAISMALGEYVSVSSQKDSQQALIEKERRELAEQPEEELEELAAIYQGKGLSAATARTVAKELTAHDALGAHLSAELHIDETDIVSPWHAAFASAIAFLVGAVLPMLAILLPPENIRVPLTFVAVLVALALTGALGAWIGGGSKTKAALRVVVGGALALIATFAIGNLLGASGVVA from the coding sequence ATGGATACCGCAGGGACCGCGACGCAGCACGAGAATGAACCGCACCACAACGACATCGCCCATCGGCTGAACTGGCTGCGCGCGGGTGTGCTGGGAGCGAACGACGGCATTGTCTCCGTCGCGGCAATTGTGGTGGGTGTTGCCGGTGTCACCACCGAATCGGGCCCCATCCTCATCGCCGGTGCCGCCGGCGTGGTGGGTGGCGCCATCTCCATGGCCTTGGGCGAGTATGTGTCCGTCAGCAGCCAGAAGGACAGCCAGCAGGCGCTGATCGAAAAGGAACGGCGCGAACTGGCCGAACAGCCCGAGGAAGAGCTGGAGGAACTCGCCGCCATCTACCAGGGCAAGGGCCTCAGCGCCGCCACCGCGCGCACCGTCGCCAAGGAACTCACGGCCCACGATGCCCTCGGCGCCCACCTTTCCGCCGAGCTCCACATTGACGAAACCGATATCGTCAGCCCGTGGCACGCCGCTTTCGCGTCCGCCATAGCCTTCCTGGTCGGCGCGGTCCTGCCCATGCTGGCCATTTTGCTGCCCCCGGAAAACATCCGGGTCCCCCTGACCTTCGTGGCCGTGCTCGTGGCGCTGGCCCTGACCGGCGCACTCGGTGCCTGGATCGGCGGGGGCTCCAAAACGAAGGCAGCCCTCAGGGTGGTGGTCGGCGGCGCCCTGGCACTCATCGCCACCTTCGCCATCGGCAACCTGCTGGGTGCCAGCGGCGTCGTCGCCTGA
- a CDS encoding aminoglycoside phosphotransferase family protein: MKPPAAVPIPPDLSRRYSRTSGGRAWLGSLQGLICGRLERWGLELDLEPGALPWSGHGGVVVPVTRAGVPAALKVAYPHDEARVERYALRLWDGQGAVRLLESDAGTCSMLLERLDACRSLQDVPLETATEVWGGLTRQLSLAPDQRPEWQEFDHVAARAEQWSDDLPADWEQLGRPFPRWLLEAALEVCQTRGAVGRRAGTDVLVNSDFHYLNILARPQCQPPSAAAEGFAAIDPQPMIGEAEFSVAPLLWNRLRDLPRSDPRQGLLERCRDFSASAGLDAEVARQWSLAREVENALSYAGRPHHDGDLARSLWVASTLAGRTLPGLPAAHDLPEPGQAASAEGAPGQAAPGHASG; this comes from the coding sequence ATGAAACCACCCGCAGCCGTCCCCATCCCGCCTGACCTCAGCCGCCGCTACAGCCGGACCAGCGGCGGACGAGCCTGGCTCGGCTCCCTGCAGGGACTGATCTGCGGACGCCTGGAGCGGTGGGGCCTTGAACTGGACCTCGAACCTGGCGCGCTGCCATGGAGCGGTCATGGCGGCGTGGTTGTCCCGGTGACCCGGGCAGGTGTTCCTGCTGCGTTGAAGGTTGCCTACCCGCACGACGAAGCCCGGGTTGAGCGTTACGCCCTCCGGCTCTGGGACGGCCAGGGGGCAGTGCGGCTCCTGGAATCAGATGCCGGAACGTGTTCCATGCTGCTGGAGCGGCTGGACGCCTGCCGCTCCCTTCAGGATGTCCCGCTGGAGACGGCCACAGAGGTATGGGGCGGGCTGACCCGGCAGCTAAGCCTGGCGCCGGACCAGCGCCCGGAGTGGCAGGAATTCGACCATGTGGCAGCCCGCGCCGAACAATGGAGCGATGATCTCCCCGCGGACTGGGAGCAGCTCGGGAGGCCATTTCCGCGCTGGCTGCTGGAGGCCGCCCTGGAGGTCTGCCAGACCCGCGGAGCGGTGGGCCGCCGTGCCGGGACCGACGTTCTGGTGAATTCGGACTTCCACTACCTGAACATCCTGGCCCGGCCGCAGTGCCAGCCGCCCTCGGCTGCCGCGGAAGGCTTTGCCGCCATAGATCCGCAGCCGATGATCGGCGAAGCCGAGTTCTCCGTGGCCCCGCTCCTGTGGAACCGTCTCCGTGACCTCCCCCGGTCCGATCCCCGGCAGGGGTTGCTGGAAAGGTGCCGCGATTTCAGCGCCTCCGCGGGGCTGGATGCGGAGGTGGCGCGGCAGTGGAGCCTTGCCCGCGAAGTTGAAAATGCCTTGTCGTATGCCGGCCGTCCGCACCACGACGGCGACCTCGCACGCTCCCTGTGGGTCGCGAGCACGCTTGCGGGGCGCACCCTTCCAGGATTGCCCGCGGCCCACGATCTTCCCGAACCGGGACAAGCAGCATCGGCGGAAGGGGCCCCTGGCCAGGCAGCACCGGGCCACGCTTCCGGTTAG
- a CDS encoding ferritin-like domain-containing protein has translation MKDDTKEKRRPGRYFRYGILASLAVLVISLGLVLTPGPPPEAPEPAFSERARAAALAETLQLRTTGSRLADSVSGAERQALLRTVTLLTTQARALAAPDQNAPGQKTSDQGQSATSAASGTASGVPSASAGGTTAGPDSPAGLVAALSASGGQRLTDAEASDGGMARLLAAVGTAQLLQASSLAPAVGAAAPPAPALPVTAPLPVTTPSAGAQAAGEDSCRAAPAASGTAAEPVAPTATPEGALAMTVKTEAETVYGYQVAVARLEGAAADSASQLLARHEAVLAEAEALSRAQCAAIPPREAGYTLGPLFLESPASGLGSLEAGTLPVYGDLVALSDGSTRQWAISGLLAAANRAILWGADPGPLPGIVVNTAQLPELPQDGRGQDPTAPPAPPRQSDAG, from the coding sequence GTGAAAGACGACACCAAGGAAAAACGACGGCCGGGCCGCTATTTCCGGTACGGCATCCTGGCGTCATTGGCAGTGCTTGTCATCAGCCTCGGGCTGGTGCTGACTCCGGGCCCGCCGCCTGAGGCGCCGGAACCAGCCTTCTCCGAACGCGCACGGGCCGCGGCCCTTGCCGAAACGCTGCAGCTGCGCACCACTGGCAGCCGCCTGGCCGATTCCGTTTCCGGTGCCGAGCGCCAGGCCCTGCTCCGCACTGTGACTTTGCTGACAACCCAGGCCAGAGCATTGGCCGCCCCTGATCAGAACGCCCCCGGTCAGAAAACATCTGATCAGGGGCAATCAGCCACAAGTGCCGCGTCGGGGACTGCCTCCGGGGTTCCCTCCGCCTCAGCGGGCGGTACGACGGCGGGGCCGGACTCCCCCGCCGGGCTTGTGGCCGCACTGTCCGCCAGCGGCGGGCAGCGCCTGACTGATGCGGAAGCGTCCGACGGCGGTATGGCACGGCTGCTGGCCGCCGTCGGCACCGCCCAGCTTCTTCAGGCATCCTCGCTGGCGCCGGCGGTGGGGGCCGCCGCACCGCCGGCGCCCGCGCTTCCGGTAACGGCGCCCCTTCCGGTAACAACGCCGTCAGCCGGAGCGCAGGCGGCCGGCGAAGATTCATGCCGGGCGGCGCCGGCTGCTTCCGGAACGGCTGCAGAACCGGTGGCACCCACAGCGACTCCGGAAGGCGCCCTGGCGATGACGGTCAAGACCGAAGCAGAAACGGTCTACGGCTATCAGGTGGCCGTCGCCCGCCTTGAGGGCGCTGCCGCCGACTCGGCGTCGCAGCTTTTGGCGCGGCATGAAGCAGTCCTTGCCGAGGCGGAGGCGCTGAGCCGGGCACAGTGTGCGGCCATTCCGCCGCGGGAGGCGGGGTACACGCTCGGCCCGCTGTTCCTCGAATCGCCCGCGTCCGGCCTGGGTAGCCTCGAAGCAGGAACCCTCCCGGTGTACGGGGACCTGGTGGCGCTCAGCGACGGCAGCACCCGGCAATGGGCCATTTCGGGTCTCCTGGCCGCCGCCAACCGCGCAATACTCTGGGGCGCCGACCCCGGTCCCCTCCCTGGCATCGTGGTGAACACTGCGCAGCTCCCCGAACTCCCGCAGGACGGGCGGGGCCAGGATCCGACGGCGCCGCCGGCACCGCCCCGGCAGTCGGACGCCGGATAA